The Streptomyces camelliae genome window below encodes:
- a CDS encoding NAD-dependent epimerase/dehydratase family protein, which produces MRVLLIGANGYIGRFVADRLLADPAVQLTALGRGDDADVRFDLATGSPGALTRFLDAVHPGVVVNCAGATRGGARELTRHNTVAVATVCEALRRSGCGARLVQIGCGSEYGPSQPGSSTAEDAVPRPGGPYGVSKLAATELVLGSGLDAVVLRVFSPAGPGTPAGSPLGRLAEAMRRAMQSGDGELKLGGLGVQRDFVDVRDVARAVHAASLSAAQGVINIGSGRAVRLRDAAAVLARVAGYGGALHELDAPPGPLRSAIGHPRADSDHAAPVAYPYPDGCGSWQQADVRTARDRLGWRPRINLEESLADIWMEAACRI; this is translated from the coding sequence ATGAGGGTCCTGCTGATCGGAGCCAACGGGTACATCGGCCGCTTCGTCGCCGACCGCCTGCTCGCCGACCCTGCCGTCCAGCTCACCGCGCTCGGCCGCGGGGACGACGCCGACGTCCGCTTCGACCTCGCCACCGGCAGCCCGGGCGCGCTCACCCGCTTCCTCGACGCGGTCCACCCCGGGGTCGTCGTCAACTGCGCCGGCGCCACCCGCGGCGGCGCCCGCGAACTCACCCGGCACAACACCGTCGCCGTCGCCACCGTCTGCGAGGCCCTGCGCCGCAGCGGCTGCGGCGCCCGCCTGGTACAGATCGGGTGCGGCTCGGAGTACGGCCCCAGCCAGCCCGGCTCCTCCACGGCCGAGGACGCGGTGCCCCGCCCCGGCGGCCCGTACGGCGTGAGCAAGCTCGCCGCGACCGAACTGGTTCTCGGCTCGGGCCTGGACGCCGTCGTGCTGCGCGTCTTCTCCCCGGCCGGTCCCGGCACCCCGGCCGGCTCCCCGCTGGGCCGGCTCGCCGAGGCCATGCGGCGCGCCATGCAGTCCGGGGACGGCGAACTCAAACTCGGCGGGCTCGGCGTCCAGCGTGACTTCGTCGACGTACGCGACGTCGCGCGCGCCGTCCACGCGGCCTCGCTCTCCGCCGCGCAGGGCGTCATCAACATCGGCTCCGGCCGCGCCGTCCGCCTCCGTGACGCCGCCGCCGTCCTTGCCCGGGTCGCCGGGTACGGCGGCGCCCTGCACGAACTCGACGCGCCGCCCGGCCCGCTGCGCAGCGCCATCGGCCACCCGCGCGCCGACTCCGACCACGCCGCCCCGGTCGCGTACCCGTACCCGGACGGCTGCGGCAGCTGGCAGCAGGCCGATGTGCGCACCGCGCGGGACCGACTCGGCTGGCGGCCCCGCATCAACCTCGAAGAATCCCTGGCCGACATCTGGATGGAGGCGGCATGCCGCATCTGA
- a CDS encoding ABC transporter permease — protein sequence MSGLTGFVLRRVIGAAVTLFVLSVIIYVVFYVTPGNVAQITCGPRCSPEQVHQVAQQLHLDDPLYVRYWHFLHGIFAGQDFSTGTGVEHCSAPCLGESYQNDQQVTDIILTRLPVSFSLVLGAMVIWLLLGVGTGVLSAWRRGRFSERALTAITLAGVATPVFVIGLVLMIVVCGELQLLPFPQYVNFTDDPEQWAWSLLLPWLSLALVEAANFARLTRASMLETLAEDHIRTFRAYGVGERAIIARHALRGATASVIALNAVTFGSAVGGAVLTETLFGLPGIGQELVHAVQVVDLPVVVGMVLVTGFFVVIANAVADVLYAVADRRVVLA from the coding sequence ATGAGCGGCCTCACCGGATTCGTCCTGCGGCGCGTCATCGGCGCCGCGGTCACCCTGTTCGTGCTCTCGGTGATCATCTACGTCGTCTTCTACGTCACCCCTGGCAACGTCGCCCAGATCACCTGCGGCCCGCGCTGCTCCCCGGAACAGGTCCACCAGGTCGCCCAGCAGCTGCACCTCGACGACCCGCTGTACGTGCGCTACTGGCACTTCCTGCACGGCATCTTCGCGGGCCAGGACTTCTCGACCGGCACCGGCGTGGAGCACTGCTCGGCGCCCTGCCTCGGTGAGTCGTACCAGAACGACCAGCAGGTCACCGACATCATCCTGACCAGGCTGCCGGTCAGCTTCTCGCTGGTGCTCGGCGCGATGGTGATCTGGCTGCTGCTCGGCGTCGGCACCGGTGTGCTGTCCGCCTGGCGGCGCGGCCGGTTCAGCGAGCGCGCCCTGACCGCGATCACGCTGGCGGGCGTCGCCACGCCCGTCTTCGTCATCGGCCTGGTCCTGATGATCGTCGTCTGCGGCGAACTCCAGCTCCTGCCCTTCCCGCAGTACGTGAACTTCACCGACGACCCCGAACAGTGGGCGTGGAGCCTGCTGCTGCCCTGGCTCTCCCTCGCCCTCGTCGAGGCCGCCAACTTCGCCCGCCTCACGCGCGCGTCGATGCTGGAGACGCTGGCCGAGGACCACATCCGCACCTTCCGCGCGTACGGCGTCGGAGAGCGCGCGATCATCGCCCGGCACGCGCTGCGCGGCGCGACCGCGTCCGTCATCGCGCTCAACGCGGTGACCTTCGGCTCGGCCGTCGGCGGCGCCGTCCTCACCGAGACCCTCTTCGGCCTGCCCGGCATCGGCCAGGAGCTGGTGCACGCGGTGCAGGTCGTGGACCTGCCGGTGGTCGTCGGCATGGTCCTGGTCACCGGATTCTTCGTGGTCATCGCCAACGCCGTCGCGGACGTGCTGTACGCGGTGGCCGACCGACGGGTGGTGCTCGCATGA
- the moeZ gene encoding adenylyltransferase/sulfurtransferase MoeZ — translation MSLPPLVEPASELTVDEVRRYSRHLIIPDVGMDGQKRLKNAKVLCVGAGGLGSPALMYLAAAGVGTLGIVEFDEVDESNLQRQIIHSQSDIGRSKAESARDTVKGINPYVNVILHEERLEADNVMDIFSQYDLIVDGTDNFATRYLVNDACVLLNKPYVWGSIYRFDGQASVFWSEHGPCYRCLYPEPPPPGMVPSCAEGGVLGVLCASIGSIQVNEAIKLLAGIGEPLVGRLMIYDALEMQYRTVKVRKDPNCAVCGENPTVTELIDYEAFCGVVSEEAQAAAVDSTITPKQLKEWIDDGENIEIIDVREPNEYEIVSIPGAKLIPKNEFLMGSALEGLPQDKKIVLHCKTGVRSAEVLAVLKSAGFADAVHVGGGVIGWVNQIEPHKPVY, via the coding sequence GTGTCGTTGCCACCCCTGGTCGAGCCAGCCTCTGAGCTCACCGTAGACGAGGTCCGCAGGTACTCCCGCCACCTGATCATCCCCGACGTGGGCATGGACGGGCAGAAGCGGCTGAAGAACGCCAAGGTGCTCTGTGTGGGCGCCGGCGGCCTGGGCTCGCCGGCGCTGATGTACCTGGCCGCCGCGGGCGTGGGCACGCTCGGCATCGTGGAGTTCGACGAGGTCGACGAGTCGAACCTGCAGCGCCAGATCATCCACAGCCAGTCCGACATCGGCCGCTCCAAGGCCGAGTCCGCCCGTGACACCGTCAAGGGCATCAACCCGTACGTGAACGTGATCCTTCACGAGGAGCGGCTTGAGGCCGACAACGTGATGGACATCTTCAGCCAGTACGACCTGATCGTCGACGGCACCGACAACTTCGCGACCCGCTACCTGGTCAACGACGCCTGCGTGCTGCTGAACAAGCCGTACGTGTGGGGCTCGATCTACCGCTTCGACGGCCAGGCCTCCGTCTTCTGGTCCGAGCACGGCCCCTGCTACCGCTGCCTCTACCCCGAGCCCCCGCCGCCGGGCATGGTCCCGTCCTGCGCCGAGGGCGGCGTCCTGGGCGTGCTGTGCGCGTCCATCGGCTCCATCCAGGTCAACGAGGCCATCAAGCTCCTGGCGGGCATCGGCGAGCCGCTGGTCGGCCGCCTGATGATCTACGACGCCCTGGAGATGCAGTACCGCACGGTCAAGGTCCGCAAGGACCCGAACTGCGCGGTCTGCGGTGAGAACCCGACCGTCACCGAGCTCATCGACTACGAGGCCTTCTGCGGCGTCGTGTCCGAGGAGGCCCAGGCGGCGGCCGTCGACTCCACCATCACTCCGAAGCAGCTCAAGGAGTGGATCGACGACGGCGAGAACATCGAGATCATCGACGTCCGCGAGCCGAACGAGTACGAGATCGTCTCCATTCCCGGCGCCAAGCTGATCCCGAAGAACGAGTTCCTCATGGGCAGCGCCCTGGAGGGCCTCCCGCAGGACAAGAAGATCGTCCTGCATTGCAAGACGGGTGTCCGCAGTGCGGAAGTCCTCGCGGTCCTGAAGTCCGCAGGCTTCGCCGACGCCGTCCACGTGGGCGGCGGCGTCATCGGCTGGGTCAACCAGATCGAGCCGCACAAGCCGGTCTACTGA
- a CDS encoding DUF3492 domain-containing protein, translating into MRIGLLTEGGYPYVSGDAGLWCDRLVRGLEQHEFDLYALSRSRQQEDEGWVPLPPQVSRVRTAPLWTAEDDGVVYGRRARRRFTECYGELVGAVCAGANPGGEGARVGASGSDGVSGDAAEGGSADLADRFGNALYGLAELAREEGGLVGALRSDIAVRTLERACRAPGALRTAREARVPDLLTVTAHLERTLRPLSLDWYGDDGLGAADLCHAAAGGPAALPGLLARHFCGIPLLVTEYGVPLRSHYLALGPDVAAPAVRALLGAFHGLLAAEVYRRAEILTPGNGHARRWQERCGADRARIRTVYPGMDATRFAEVGESPDRADPDTLVWVGRVEPAKDLISLLHAFAEVRKEEPKARLRIVGAPAGPEGEAYLGHCRALAAQLFPDEAEGVHAVGDNPVSFEEIGGPEAPTLPEAYAAGAVVVLSSVVEGFPISLIEAMFCARATVSTDVGAVVEAIGGTGLVVPPRNPRALAEACVALLDDPERRERLGAAARARALELFTVEQNIAAFHGIYLQIVSHCPVRRVVLDEAGEPLPFAVPAESHVPGRWTGPTARVLPRTAPGWATTAPVRATPLAAAEGA; encoded by the coding sequence GTGCGCATCGGACTGCTTACGGAGGGTGGCTACCCGTATGTGAGCGGTGACGCCGGACTCTGGTGCGACCGGCTCGTGCGCGGGCTTGAGCAGCACGAGTTCGACCTCTACGCGCTCAGCCGCAGCCGGCAGCAGGAGGACGAGGGCTGGGTCCCGCTCCCACCGCAGGTCAGCCGGGTGCGTACGGCGCCGCTGTGGACGGCCGAGGACGACGGGGTCGTGTACGGGAGGCGCGCGCGCCGGCGTTTCACCGAGTGCTACGGGGAGCTCGTCGGGGCCGTGTGCGCCGGAGCCAACCCCGGGGGCGAGGGCGCGCGCGTCGGCGCGTCAGGGAGTGACGGCGTGTCGGGAGATGCGGCCGAGGGTGGCTCCGCCGATCTGGCGGACCGTTTCGGCAACGCGCTGTACGGACTCGCCGAACTCGCCCGCGAGGAAGGCGGACTCGTCGGCGCCCTGCGCTCGGACATCGCCGTACGCACCCTGGAGCGCGCCTGCCGCGCCCCCGGCGCGTTGCGCACGGCGCGCGAGGCGCGCGTCCCCGACCTGCTCACCGTCACCGCGCACCTGGAGCGCACCCTGCGCCCCCTCTCCCTCGACTGGTACGGCGACGACGGCCTCGGCGCGGCCGACCTCTGCCACGCGGCCGCCGGCGGCCCCGCGGCCCTCCCCGGACTGCTCGCCCGGCATTTCTGCGGCATCCCCCTGCTCGTCACCGAGTACGGCGTGCCGCTCCGCTCGCACTACCTGGCCCTCGGCCCCGACGTCGCCGCCCCCGCCGTACGCGCGCTGCTCGGCGCCTTCCACGGCCTGCTCGCCGCCGAGGTCTACCGGCGCGCGGAGATCCTCACCCCCGGCAACGGCCACGCCCGCCGCTGGCAGGAACGGTGCGGTGCCGACCGGGCCAGGATCCGCACGGTGTACCCGGGCATGGACGCCACCCGTTTCGCGGAGGTCGGCGAGTCCCCCGACCGCGCCGACCCCGACACTCTGGTGTGGGTCGGGCGCGTCGAACCCGCCAAGGACCTGATCTCGCTGCTGCACGCCTTCGCCGAGGTCCGCAAGGAGGAGCCCAAGGCACGCCTCAGAATCGTCGGCGCGCCCGCCGGTCCCGAGGGCGAGGCCTATCTCGGCCACTGCCGGGCGCTCGCCGCCCAGCTCTTCCCGGACGAGGCGGAGGGCGTGCACGCCGTCGGCGACAACCCCGTCTCCTTCGAGGAGATCGGCGGCCCCGAGGCCCCGACCCTGCCCGAGGCCTACGCCGCTGGCGCGGTGGTCGTGCTGTCCAGCGTCGTGGAGGGCTTTCCGATCAGCCTCATCGAGGCCATGTTCTGCGCCCGCGCCACGGTGTCCACGGATGTCGGCGCCGTGGTGGAGGCCATCGGCGGCACGGGACTGGTCGTACCCCCGCGCAATCCACGGGCGCTCGCGGAGGCGTGCGTGGCGCTGCTGGACGACCCCGAGCGCCGTGAGCGCCTCGGCGCCGCCGCACGCGCCCGCGCGCTCGAACTGTTCACCGTCGAGCAGAACATCGCGGCATTTCACGGCATTTACTTGCAGATCGTGTCGCACTGTCCGGTGCGCCGGGTCGTCCTCGACGAGGCCGGCGAGCCCCTGCCGTTCGCCGTCCCCGCCGAGTCCCACGTCCCCGGCCGCTGGACCGGCCCCACGGCCCGCGTCCTGCCCCGGACCGCCCCCGGCTGGGCCACGACCGCACCGGTCCGCGCGACACCACTGGCGGCTGCGGAGGGGGCGTGA
- a CDS encoding spherulation-specific family 4 protein: MPHLTSTTTGATGTGLRTALGIPGYAHPLVAPAQWAELARPGTPLDWVVLNVSAGPGTRPDPHCLEVVGRLRAAGVRVLGHLDVTYGARPFADLLGDAHHHLDWYRVDGFLLDRCPTERTALPEVRRAVTTLRAISDTAHIVLGHGSHPHPGYTENADQLVTFSGPWSDYRWSQVAEWTADYPPDRFCHFVHGVPRGHLDEALRIARWQGAATIYFTDHTDRGGRADPWESMPGYWDDIVSRIGTGVSE, from the coding sequence ATGCCGCATCTGACCAGCACCACCACGGGCGCCACGGGCACGGGCCTGCGCACCGCCCTCGGCATCCCCGGCTACGCCCACCCGCTCGTCGCCCCCGCCCAGTGGGCCGAACTCGCCCGCCCGGGCACCCCGCTGGACTGGGTCGTCCTCAACGTGTCCGCGGGACCCGGCACCCGGCCCGACCCGCACTGCCTGGAAGTCGTGGGCCGACTGCGGGCCGCCGGCGTCCGCGTCCTCGGCCACCTGGATGTGACCTACGGCGCCCGCCCCTTCGCCGACCTGCTCGGCGACGCCCACCACCACCTCGACTGGTACCGCGTCGACGGCTTCCTGCTGGACCGCTGTCCCACCGAGCGCACCGCGCTCCCCGAGGTCCGCCGGGCGGTCACCACCCTCCGGGCGATCAGTGACACCGCCCACATCGTCCTCGGCCACGGCAGCCATCCGCACCCCGGCTACACGGAGAACGCCGACCAGCTGGTGACCTTCTCCGGCCCCTGGTCCGACTACCGCTGGTCGCAGGTCGCCGAGTGGACCGCCGACTATCCGCCCGACCGCTTCTGCCACTTCGTGCACGGCGTACCCCGAGGCCACCTGGACGAGGCGCTGCGCATCGCCCGCTGGCAGGGAGCCGCGACGATCTACTTCACCGACCACACGGACCGTGGCGGGAGAGCCGATCCGTGGGAGTCGATGCCCGGTTACTGGGACGACATTGTCTCGCGTATCGGAACGGGTGTCTCGGAATGA
- a CDS encoding alpha/beta hydrolase has translation MANPSRLRAAALTTTAVLLATMLAGCGDSAKDGDLAAQKLDWKGCPAPSEAEGGGSAPSPLPNGGTWQCATMKAPLDWSKPKGDTIGIALIRTRTSGPASKRIGSLVFNFGGPGGSGVSTLPAFGSDYDVLRTRYDLVSFDPRGVGRSAPVKCESDAQLDVFFQQDATPDTSAERAQLVNRTKQFNTACEKNSQKVLPHVATTDAARDMDLLRQVLGDDKLHYFGISYGTELGGVYAHLFPKNVGRAVLDGVIDPTQDPEQSALGQAKGFQLALDNFADDCTSKPTQCPIGNTPQDVKNRIAKLLGDLEKKPIPGIPPRPLTQTAATNGIAQSLYSKDFWEYLTEGLEEAYAGDGKILMLLSDAMNGRSENGEYSNITAANIAINCADEKPRYTPDDIQRKLPEFRAASPLFGDFLAWGMISCTDWPVAGAADHPDVSAPGSAPILVVGNTGDPATPYEGAKKMADALGKGVAVELTYRGQGHGAYDSKDKCVQGAVNRYLLDGTVPKAGSVCS, from the coding sequence ATGGCGAACCCCTCCCGGCTGCGCGCCGCCGCCCTGACCACCACCGCCGTGCTGCTGGCCACGATGCTGGCCGGATGCGGCGACAGCGCCAAGGACGGGGACCTCGCGGCGCAGAAGCTGGACTGGAAGGGCTGCCCGGCCCCGTCCGAGGCCGAGGGCGGCGGCAGCGCCCCGTCCCCGCTGCCGAACGGCGGCACATGGCAGTGCGCCACCATGAAGGCGCCCCTGGACTGGAGCAAGCCCAAGGGCGACACGATCGGCATCGCCCTCATCCGCACCAGGACAAGCGGCCCCGCGAGCAAGCGGATCGGCTCGCTCGTGTTCAACTTCGGCGGCCCCGGCGGCAGCGGCGTCAGCACCCTGCCCGCGTTCGGTTCGGACTACGACGTCCTGCGCACCCGCTACGACCTGGTCAGCTTCGACCCGCGCGGGGTCGGCCGCAGCGCGCCGGTGAAATGTGAGAGCGACGCCCAGCTGGACGTGTTCTTCCAGCAGGACGCGACGCCCGACACCAGCGCCGAGCGCGCCCAACTGGTGAACCGCACCAAACAGTTCAACACGGCCTGCGAGAAGAACTCCCAGAAGGTCCTGCCGCATGTGGCGACCACGGACGCAGCCCGCGACATGGATCTGCTGCGGCAGGTGCTCGGCGACGACAAGCTGCACTACTTCGGCATCTCCTACGGAACCGAACTCGGCGGCGTGTACGCCCACTTGTTCCCCAAGAACGTCGGCCGGGCCGTCCTGGACGGCGTCATCGACCCCACGCAGGACCCTGAACAGAGCGCGCTCGGGCAGGCCAAGGGCTTCCAGCTCGCGCTCGACAACTTCGCCGACGACTGCACGTCGAAGCCCACCCAGTGCCCGATCGGCAACACCCCGCAGGACGTGAAGAACCGCATCGCGAAACTGCTCGGCGACCTGGAGAAGAAGCCGATCCCCGGTATCCCCCCGCGCCCGCTCACCCAGACCGCCGCGACGAACGGCATCGCGCAGTCCCTGTACTCGAAGGACTTCTGGGAGTACCTGACCGAAGGGCTGGAGGAGGCCTACGCCGGCGACGGCAAGATCCTCATGCTGCTGTCCGACGCGATGAACGGCCGCAGCGAGAACGGTGAGTACAGCAACATCACCGCGGCGAACATCGCCATCAACTGCGCCGACGAGAAACCGCGGTACACCCCCGACGACATCCAGCGGAAACTGCCCGAATTCCGCGCCGCTTCCCCCCTGTTCGGGGACTTTCTCGCCTGGGGCATGATCAGCTGCACCGACTGGCCCGTGGCCGGCGCCGCCGACCATCCCGACGTCAGCGCGCCCGGGTCGGCGCCCATCCTCGTCGTCGGCAACACCGGCGATCCGGCCACCCCGTACGAGGGCGCGAAGAAGATGGCCGACGCACTCGGCAAGGGCGTCGCGGTCGAGCTGACGTACAGGGGCCAGGGGCACGGCGCGTACGACAGCAAGGACAAGTGTGTGCAGGGTGCGGTGAACCGCTACCTGCTCGACGGGACGGTGCCGAAGGCCGGCTCGGTCTGCTCCTGA
- a CDS encoding alpha/beta hydrolase — translation MRGFLRWTAVVAAALLVAGCSNGTSGGGGHGDEGKGRGTTAPPASGDSASRSTPAEPELPASLTSQHLDWQRCEATKSPAAAPGDAWRCATLKVPLNWSEPNGTTIGLALIRAKATGSDRIGSLLFNFGGPGGSGVEMMPYYANTASALRKRYDLVSWDPRGVGASEGVRCRGDRQIAAAEDVDATPDTPQEEKAYLQDAADFAKGCQKAAGPLLAHVSTTDTARDMDLIRQVLGDDKLHYFGISYGTQLGGVYAHLFPQRVGRLILDAVVDPTADTVGHAENQARGFQRALDDYLKSTGQDPAQGSRKIAALLKRIDAKPLPTSSGRKLTQTLATTGIVLPLYSEAGWPRLTSALDAAENGDGSQLLALADDYNERDTSGHYGTTTHSQRVISCLDDKERPTLAETKQRLAEFERISPVFGDFLGWDTAGWCHAWPVPGQYDHPQVSAPGAAPVLLVGNTGDPATPYEGARRMADALGKGVGVELTWKGEGHGAYGNGSACVDSTVNAYLLKGEVPKDGKVCT, via the coding sequence ATGAGGGGGTTTCTGCGCTGGACGGCCGTCGTGGCCGCGGCGCTGCTGGTGGCCGGCTGCAGCAACGGCACGTCCGGCGGAGGCGGGCACGGAGACGAGGGCAAGGGGAGGGGTACGACGGCCCCGCCGGCATCAGGGGACTCGGCGTCGCGGTCCACGCCCGCCGAGCCGGAGCTTCCGGCCTCTCTCACCTCCCAGCACCTCGACTGGCAGCGCTGCGAGGCCACCAAGAGCCCCGCGGCGGCCCCGGGCGACGCATGGCGGTGCGCGACACTCAAGGTGCCGCTGAACTGGTCCGAGCCGAACGGCACGACGATCGGCCTCGCCCTGATCCGCGCGAAGGCGACCGGCAGCGACCGCATCGGCTCGCTGCTGTTCAACTTCGGCGGCCCCGGCGGCTCGGGCGTGGAGATGATGCCGTACTACGCGAACACCGCCTCCGCCCTGCGCAAGCGCTACGACCTGGTGAGCTGGGACCCGCGCGGCGTCGGCGCCAGCGAGGGCGTCCGCTGCCGCGGCGACCGACAGATCGCGGCCGCCGAGGACGTGGACGCCACACCGGACACCCCGCAGGAGGAGAAGGCCTACCTCCAGGACGCCGCCGACTTCGCCAAGGGCTGCCAGAAGGCCGCCGGCCCGCTCCTGGCGCATGTGTCCACCACCGACACCGCACGCGACATGGACCTGATACGCCAGGTCCTCGGCGACGACAAGCTGCACTACTTCGGCATCTCCTACGGCACCCAACTCGGTGGTGTGTACGCCCACTTGTTCCCGCAGCGGGTGGGACGGCTGATCCTCGACGCGGTGGTCGACCCGACCGCGGACACGGTGGGCCACGCCGAGAACCAGGCCCGCGGCTTCCAGCGGGCTCTGGACGACTATCTGAAGTCCACCGGGCAGGATCCCGCGCAGGGCTCCCGGAAGATCGCCGCCCTGCTGAAGCGGATCGACGCGAAACCGCTGCCGACGTCCTCCGGGCGGAAGCTGACCCAGACCCTCGCGACCACCGGGATCGTCCTGCCGCTGTACAGCGAGGCCGGCTGGCCGAGGCTGACCAGCGCGCTCGACGCGGCGGAGAACGGCGACGGCTCACAGCTGCTGGCACTCGCGGACGACTACAACGAGCGTGACACCTCGGGCCATTACGGCACCACGACCCATTCCCAGCGGGTCATATCGTGCCTGGACGACAAGGAGCGGCCGACGCTCGCCGAGACGAAGCAGCGGCTGGCGGAGTTCGAGCGGATCTCGCCGGTCTTCGGGGACTTCCTGGGCTGGGACACAGCCGGCTGGTGCCATGCCTGGCCGGTGCCGGGACAGTACGACCACCCTCAGGTCAGCGCGCCAGGGGCAGCGCCGGTCCTGCTGGTCGGCAACACCGGGGACCCGGCGACCCCGTACGAGGGCGCCCGCAGAATGGCCGACGCGCTGGGCAAGGGTGTCGGGGTCGAACTCACCTGGAAGGGCGAGGGACATGGGGCGTACGGCAACGGCAGCGCGTGCGTGGACTCGACCGTGAACGCCTATCTGCTGAAGGGAGAGGTGCCCAAGGACGGCAAGGTCTGCACCTGA
- a CDS encoding dipeptide ABC transporter ATP-binding protein, whose amino-acid sequence MSLVEVTDLTVEFGSLRAVDGLSFSLAKGAALALVGESGSGKSTVAGALLGLHRGTGARVTGAVRVAGTDVQDASDEELRGLRGAKAAMVFQDPLSSLDPYYAIGDQIAEVYRVHARVPRRAARARAVEVLERVGIPDAVRRARSRPHEFSGGMRQRALIAMALACEPDLLIADEPTTALDVTVQAQILDLLHTLREETGMGLLLVTHDVGVAAESVDDILVMRHGRAVERGPVGTVLAAPGEAYTRELLDAVPRVDARRTGSEATDEVVLEATGLRRAFGRGKRAFTAVDDVSVTVRRGETLGVVGESGSGKTTLGRMLVGLLEPTVGAIRYEGRPHTTVNPAVQMVFQDPVSSLNPRRSVGESIADPLRARGERDEEGVRGRVAELLERVGLEKAHYDRYPHEFSGGQRQRIGIARALAAEPRVIVCDEPVSALDVTTQAQVVELLGELQRELGLALVFIAHDLAVVRQVSDRVAVMRHGRIVEYGPADEVYDSPREPYTRQLLAAVPALDPELAARRRAARREPVVA is encoded by the coding sequence ATGAGCCTCGTGGAAGTGACGGACCTGACCGTCGAGTTCGGCTCCCTGCGGGCCGTCGACGGACTCTCCTTCAGCCTGGCGAAGGGCGCCGCGCTGGCCCTCGTCGGCGAGTCCGGCTCCGGCAAGTCCACGGTCGCGGGTGCCCTGCTGGGCCTGCACCGGGGCACCGGGGCGCGGGTCACCGGCGCGGTCCGCGTGGCCGGCACCGACGTCCAGGACGCCTCCGACGAGGAACTGCGGGGGCTGCGCGGCGCCAAGGCCGCCATGGTCTTCCAGGACCCGCTGTCCTCGCTCGACCCGTACTACGCGATCGGCGACCAGATCGCCGAGGTCTACCGCGTGCACGCGCGCGTGCCGCGACGTGCCGCACGCGCGCGTGCCGTCGAGGTGCTGGAGCGGGTGGGAATTCCGGACGCGGTACGCCGGGCCCGGTCCCGGCCGCACGAGTTCAGCGGCGGCATGCGCCAGCGCGCGCTGATCGCCATGGCCCTCGCCTGCGAGCCGGACCTGCTGATCGCCGACGAGCCGACCACCGCCCTCGACGTCACCGTCCAGGCCCAGATCCTCGACCTGCTGCACACGCTGCGCGAGGAGACCGGCATGGGCCTGCTGCTCGTCACCCACGACGTGGGCGTGGCCGCCGAGAGCGTGGACGACATCCTCGTCATGCGGCACGGCCGCGCCGTCGAGCGCGGCCCCGTCGGCACCGTCCTCGCGGCGCCGGGTGAGGCCTACACGCGCGAACTGCTCGACGCCGTCCCGCGCGTGGACGCGCGCCGTACCGGCTCCGAGGCGACCGACGAGGTCGTGCTGGAGGCCACCGGGCTGCGGCGGGCGTTCGGGCGCGGAAAGCGGGCGTTCACGGCCGTGGACGACGTCTCGGTGACCGTCCGCCGCGGCGAGACCCTCGGCGTGGTCGGCGAGAGCGGCAGCGGCAAGACCACGCTCGGCCGGATGCTGGTCGGGCTGCTGGAGCCGACCGTCGGCGCGATCCGCTACGAGGGCCGCCCGCACACCACGGTGAACCCGGCCGTCCAGATGGTCTTCCAGGACCCGGTCTCCTCCCTCAACCCCCGCCGCAGTGTGGGCGAGTCCATCGCCGACCCCCTGCGCGCGCGTGGCGAACGGGACGAGGAGGGCGTCCGGGGGCGCGTGGCGGAACTGCTGGAGCGCGTGGGGCTCGAAAAGGCGCACTACGACCGCTACCCGCACGAGTTCAGCGGCGGCCAGCGCCAGCGCATCGGCATCGCCCGCGCGCTCGCCGCCGAACCGCGCGTCATCGTCTGCGACGAGCCGGTCTCCGCGCTGGACGTCACCACACAGGCCCAGGTGGTGGAGCTGCTCGGCGAACTCCAGCGGGAACTCGGCCTCGCGCTGGTCTTCATCGCCCATGACCTCGCCGTCGTACGACAGGTCAGCGACCGGGTCGCGGTCATGCGGCACGGCCGGATCGTCGAGTACGGGCCCGCCGACGAGGTGTACGACAGCCCCCGCGAGCCGTACACCAGGCAGCTCCTGGCCGCCGTGCCCGCGCTCGATCCGGAGCTGGCGGCCAGGCGGCGCGCGGCCCGGCGCGAACCGGTCGTGGCGTAA